The Aedes albopictus strain Foshan chromosome 2, AalbF5, whole genome shotgun sequence region GTCCATCACTTCAACTCCAGCAAATATGTTGATCATTAGTGCCTGAATAAAACTGTTTCCCATCGTGATCACTGAACTCATTTTAATAGCGGCGTATTTGCGAGATTTGTAGACTGTCAATGCAGGACGTATATGTGTATTATTTTTGTTGCACTTGCGAGTGTGCAACTTTTTGTGTTCTGGCAGATGGTAGTGGTATTGGTAAATGAGATCTGCCTGAGCGTCACCATATCTCGATTCGGCTCTCTCTTGGGTGATACATAGAGGGCTGGCTATGTTTACCATTTCGGATTGACCCATACTACGGGAACTACTTGACTTTGATAAAGTGTGAATTTTGTCTACGCTACAGGATTCACACTGAATAATACGCTGGAAGCTGGACTTGACACCGACTGTAAAGTGCATTACCGTTTGCACAGTTGACTCTTCCTTACTGCGGAAGTTTTCAATCTCACCGATTTCATCAAGCATCTCAGGACCAGATATTATATactgatcgtcgtcgtcgttttcggtAGCGGTGTAAGGAAAAACATTCGGCTGAACACTATTGATACTTGGCCACTGCGGATCAGAACCTACTCTATCGATCTGCACAGACGGGCTATGGAGGGACTTAGCAAGGGTTCCGTCACTGAACGAATTATACTTGACTGGCATTGTTTCGTCGACATTTTCCCGGCTGCACTTCCTCAATCTTGCGTCCCTCTTAGCTTTATAGTGAAGTTCAATTCTTCTAACAGCTTCCTTTGTTGCTTGTTCGATCTGTTCTACGCTTCGTTGATACTCCTCCCGTGATCTCCTACTTTGCTCGTCAAGTTCGGCTATTCTTAAAAGATGCTGTTGCTCTAGCAGCTTGATACGGTCTTTTATCCGTTCCTTACGAATACTGCTTGCTTTACTGAAGTCCATATCTGCATCGACTCAGGAACAATAAAATTCTTGAAGTTTGTTAGGCGCACAAATTCTCGAGATGAATGAAACTTCTTGACAGCAGCTCTTTGTTTAGGCAGCTTCAAGACTGCaatcaattcaaattttatttatAGATATAACAAAAGAAATATAAATCTTACATTTTAGTCTCATTAAGAAACTCTCAAGATGTGACTCTCCTAAcctcaattgatgcaattcatcatAGGAAATACTCTGAGAAAAGAATAAAGAATCGATATGTGCTTATAAGTTTGGATTTTCACTTACTGTTAATATTACTCTACTAAGCACACATTGTAATAATTAACTGGCTCACTGAAGTACACATATCAGGAAACCGACCGATTATACAAATCAATAGTTTTAGCTAATCACTACATCATGATTTCTTCTCATCCACTATCTCACCAGTTGTCAGTTATCTTCTTCATGAAAGTGCGTAAATACGTCAAATGTTACATTGTACGCAGTGGAGAACTCGGGACTCACTTAGCACTGAAGAAAATCATTCCACTATTTTCAACAGAAAGATTATGTAAtgttatttattttgtgtaattaaaATCTAATCTTTCCTAAgcatgttacgtaatatttgaacagctTCATCAACGCTGATATTCTAAAGGGCTAGAATGATGCATTGAGCTTGTAGTGATCCCTTGAAGATGGGATGTAAATCATTATCTCGCGATCGCGTGTTTTCGTACTTTATGGAAAGGGTACATTACATAAACGAACCATTTTAAAAACACATCCGATATGTTACAATATTTAATGATTTGCTATCCATGTCCGTGGAACCATTCTGAATAGCCATTGAGTGAATACACTGGATTGTTATATATTTTCATCTTGCGAATCGACCAGCCATATAGAAACTGAATCCAGTGTATCACCACAGCATTTCAAACTACTGTACTGAATAACAACTACTAATCATATCCTTtccttttcttctttttctttcccTTCCTTTACATGAGCAAAATTGCTACTCCGAGTATGTCTATCACCACGCCCGAAAGCAAAACACTATGCATCATAAACAGCAGAATCGAATGAAGAGGAATCGtgagtaaaaatcataaaaacaccTAAGGTAAGAACATAACTATTCTGTTTCCAACGTATGATTAACCATCAAATAGATTCACTGGTCACGTGTAAGACGGATTTTTGACACCGGAACGTCGCGACTTCACTAAATTCGACAGAATTGGTTCACTACTTGACTAGGCTGACATCGTAACAGGTTCTATACGTTGACGTTTTCAATGTAGTTGGCATTATTAAAATAAGACAAGTTTGCTTACAGTTGAAGCTTTTATGTTAACATTCAAATTAATTGCTATTGGAAGATTATGAAGAAAATCATTATTTTAAAATGAGTTAATTTCTCATTTTTATAGAATCCGTTAGGGATGAGTACACCATAGTTGATGAATGATCTGTATTAGTTTTAATTGCTAATACAATAACCAACTAACCGACCTTGCCTTACAACCTTACTTAGACGATATTATGACAATAAAAGCAAAAGAGCAGGAGTTATGTTGCTTTAAACAATGGTGTGATCAGAATTAAAACTTAATCTTGTTCTTTTGTCAGGATCTAGAAACATGGAAAACTGTAGTAATTTGAATGTAATATAAACTATGTTATGATATGGTGGACATAAGGATAATTCAGACTTCATAGggatacaagagatgaacacagagaagcaaAAGACGACTAGCGACGACATAAGATACATTAACTGTATATTAACATAAGGCGTTCGACTGATAAGTTTTCTGTccacaacatcgaatggaagctcacaaagagagttatttgaagatgattccagtgctgtagatgaccaacatcggttcatcataacaaaattggtatttaacttgaaataactttcagaaTGCACTATGTaacttgggatattttttgattattgtttggagatgatgtcagaaaaactagttgcccataccggctaaaacgctagttctgataattgtcactgagtagtcttcaaaagtatcaaaacattacatttttaGAGCTTCCACAAAATACGGGTGGGATGGGAACAGTAAGCGACACTGTATTTATTgataactactacgacccaatactaaatactgcacactttgctcaagttgacgacatcgtctagtccatcgtgagtattggtcatagtagggggaaagtagggaaagggtccaggctttgctttcagctgtcctgcagctccacctggccactcttaaaaaaaaaatgcaagatctGGTTGAAAATTATAGAAATATTACAGCACGTGGAGTTTTAAGTACTTTAGTACTGCTGAATGGTCAGATGAATCCTCTTGACATTTTTAGTCACATCCTTCTGCACAAttataatattttatttttattgaaatcactttttaTTTATTCTGATTTCCATAAAATTCAGATTATCGACATTCAGCAGAATTTCCCCGAAGTTTAGCTCAACTAAATTTCGGTAAAAGTAAGGTTTCTTGTTGAAAttcgaattttaataattttttgtatttctatttttttttttgtttttttttccacaaTAAGGCAACCAATATCCTAtattcggccgttttgttctctttgtcatgtttttttttaatattggccTCAACAAATTCAACAAGCTGAATCGGTCGTGTAGAGTTTCAGGATAttcggccgacaaaaaccccttatGACGATGAAAACAAAGATGCTCTTAATACCCTTAGGCACCGTACTCCAGATTAAGACTTATAACACAAAACTCTCAATAGAATTAAGGAGAAAACGAATATTTAGAAATTCATCTGTCGATTCTCCAAAAGAGTATTTGCTAATTAGGAAAATGGCAAGCAATATCATTGACCATGAGTGAATTGAggcatttattacaatatcgcccaagccttcgcgactCACCAAAAATCAACCCGCGactcaccagtgggtcgcgacccatagtttgagaaacgctgctataTAGTATTAGCGTGgtcaaaaaaatcgtttttgctccacaccgcttattcgaatcgtaaccagattctaagccttctcccaaaaattgagctgatttggctaaaaattgagagtgcacaagcccttcaaagtttgtatatgaattactatgggaaaaggacgtttttcattcaattgaccgtagcatttccccaaatgccagaaggcatagaatctggttacgaatcgaataagccgtgtggagcaaaaacgattttctgAACCACTTTAATATAGTATTTGAaggaggtatacgactgggaagaaacgttgaactgttgtggctttctcagtctaagagcattgaaacggctagtttagCATAGCCCgtcgtttcggtcccgtgtattgaacctttttcaagggataagcagtcaaccgtctctcgttatgcggtttttgaatgctgtttgagagttggagcttcttgtaatgccatttaacataaaacacataaattttTCCTAGTACTTTTTGGGGCAACTTGCACTTGcgcataacgagagacggttgactgcttcccttgaaaaaggtccaatacacgggaccgaaacgtcgggctatgccaaactagccgtttcaatgctcttagactgacaaagccacaacagttcaacaattgaaatctatttcaaaactttgccccgttcacagtaaaaccgctcagcactaaaatgtgtaagccctactcataagtgcataatttccagactacacaaaaatgtgttacagttacacattctcaaaaacagctcgtacactcgtctagatgcgaaatgtcgatatttttttgttttgcaaggtcactagtaaacctagctagattgctgtacaaaattttttgcgaatttaacgattttacggacacaggagctgattttgtgaatgtacaagggttacacatttttggtgtagtctggaaattatgcactttagtgctgagcggcgttagcgtgtttcAACTTGTTTCGCTGTACCTTTTTCACACGATATATTTATTCTTTCACTTTCAATTACCTTTCAGCTGTTATCCAAATCTTTCGTTATGAAAACCTCCTCTGAGCATACCGGTACATTAATTTTCGCCTAACTGGATGACTCGCCTGCTTTCGGCTCCCTTCTCTAGACGTAAAAATGCGAATAATTCACAAAATGTAGTCTCTTTATTCATTTGTCCGCCGTCGTCGTCACGGTACGTCAGTAAACACCCAATTTACACCGTCTGTTCCCCTCTTGGAAgttgtttagcattgggcgacacacacacacacgtatAGGTTCATATGTTTTCGCATAATTAATTCGCGTCTCATCGTGATTAATAAAACGGGTGCGAAGACACTAAGTAGCAGCGGGAAGAGAAACACACACCTGGCGTCTCCATCGAATGTTCGTCTTCTCACCTTTGCATCGGGTTCGCTTCTGAAGTTTTGAGCAAGAACTTTGAGCTCCGGGTAATCATGATAGAATTAGATCATGGATTAAGTTTTTGAGGGAAGCTAAAAAGTTTTTGCAAATTGCAACTTTTAGATGTTTTTGACAAAAATGTTTAGAGAAAATTCTCCGTAAAACAATGCCAAAACTAACATTATACCTGTTTTGCTTAGGTATGGTGTACACAGTCAAGCGTTTCAATCTGTGTTTCGAAAGTCGGGCTATTCTATCAATACTTGTAATATCttcgtattttttttctattactACAGAAAACGAAAGTTGCTGCTGATAATGGATGTCATTCTTTCTGCACTTTGACTTTTGATTGCATTCTTCCAAAACGCTGACATGAGATTAATTCTAATGCTATTGCAATATTGGCACAAAAAATACGTCAGTTTGCCGTGGCGTACCTTCATCCCCCATAAGAAATTGTGCCTTCAATCGGCGCCACGCGTAAACACGCATTACGTGACCCCAGACTAAGTACATTCACCAACCAACCGACAGAGGTATACCGGTGTGGCGTCGATGTGGTGGTGTTGCGTTGATTGATCGCTTAGTCCTCGGAAGTGGGAAAAAAGTGAATCAATGTTGACTTTACGTGTCCATATCACCAGCACCGTAGCGACACGGTGGCAGCGACGGGGACCGCAAAATTTTCCCTCACCTCCCGTCTCGACCGGGTGGCGGCGATACTATGATGAATGATGAACTGAACGTGCGCCACCAGCATTGGATACCGGGAGCCGACGACCGATGCGGTGTGGTGATTCGTGTCCGCCCACTTTGACGTGGGAACAAGCCTGAGCAAAAAATTTCTCCTGTCACGCGTCAACAGAtgattattcatattttttttctgaatcccCGCAGTGCGAAGTGGAAACAAACTACCATGAATCGACTTTTTGAACTGATTAGCAGCAGCAAGTGAGCATGATTTACAGTGTGCGAATGGTCTTCGATTCTATTTTAGATCATAGAGCAACGTTGGCAACAACAGCCTTACTAACATACATTAAATTTTAGAGAAGTGTTATTACAATTTAGACGAAGGTTAATTGCCATTCTGTCATTTTGTGGTGTCAGTTACATACATGTTGCTCATCCCAAAAACAACACCACGGCATGTTGCTTATGACATATACGCTTACAAACAATCATCATGTGACCTCGAATACACTATCTATCAGTACTATCTAGGTCTCAAAAATAAAGAATCTGAATATCTTCCATATTTGACAAACAAAAACTAATTTTATTTAAGCAAACATACATATATTTATTTACACAATATGTATCACAATAAAGACACCACATGTCAGCAACAGAACACCGCAATGCTTGATTTGTGACTGCCGCTCTCCAACATcgatcacgcccaatgctcgccagatcacgctccacctggtccgcccttcgtgctctctgcgctccacgccttcttgtgacaaccggatcagttgccaacaccaactttgcaaggttgttgcccggcattcttgcaacatgtcattcccaccgtatccttccggctttggccaccttctggtcattggcgtagctaggggggttccaggggtgcctggcaccccctagaacaaatttggcactccctagaatttttccttgacagtcacctaaaatttaaaacttaccacaataattctaatattttttaatgctacatttgaacaaaacttaatcaCACCCGGAAATACTTATATACctcaatcaacagacttctccatggattcctccagtactacctctatctattcatacagtgatttctctaggcttcctttatggattccttccgatatttcttcaataaacttcccttagaattctccaggcagtccagaTGGGGTTGTATATActagaaactgtttcggagagaatgcaaagggctctaaactatacacattcatggtgtattaaggagggccttagcatcaactcgtcaaaagtcgtaattgtccttttcactaggagaaggaagatcaatcttaaagcttttcggcttggagggatacaaatccatcctagtgatcgagtcaaatacttaggtttgatactggatgctaaactgaactggaatgctcaaattgagtccgtgatcggtaaggcaacaagtgcgttctggttatgctccaaaactattggcaggaagtggggcttgaaaccaaaaatgataatgtggatttatactgccataatccgcccaaaagtgacgtatgcttcgtttgtctggtggccaaaaacaaaagaggctaccacgcaatcaaagcttgcgaaaattcaacgtcttgcgtccattgctgttacaggagcgatgcgaagcacaccatcaaaagctttagatgcgattctcaatctgctacccttgcacgaatacgtgcaattagaagcagaaaaggaattgctgaggctTGAACGAGTttaaaagtttatgccaggtgatcttgtaggtcacctgagcatttcacaatatttccaaaataggccagtaatgaaaatgattaacgactggatgaaacctgtggagaaccatgatgttccttacaagttgcacgacacaactcgtgcagattgggaagtcggaggtcccactgttcgtcaaggatcaatcaaattctatacagatggctcaaaagttggaataaaaacgggagcaggaatctacggccctggaatacaaatttcagtggcgatgggacactatcctacggtgtttcaagcagagattcttgctattttgaaatgcacaaacatctgccttgagagaaaatacagatatgcaaatatttgcattttctcagatagtcaagctgcactaaaagcattgtgcgcttacaaatgtacttcaaagcttgtctgggaatgcattctttcactgcgcaggctgtgccaagggaattcagtaaacttatactgggttccaggtcactgtggcattgaagggaatgaaatggcagacgagcttgctaaaaatggttccaatttacagtttgctggcccagaaccattctgtggtatatcaaactgtacaattaaaatggatctgaaacgctgggctgagcagagggtgatatccaattggatggatgtcaaaaattgcaatcagtcaaaacgatttataacaccaaatgcttataaaaccaaaaagctcttagagctcaacaagagagctctatgtacatacactggcctagtaactggacactgcccgagcaggtatcacttgaaaaatataggccatattcagagtgatatctgtcgtttctgtaatatggaacgtgaaacctcggaacatctgctttgcagttgtggtgctttatacacgggcagacaaagatttctaaatagtggttgcttgcaacccagtgagatctggtctgcaaaacctgggaaggtcttggagtttatcaattccattgcacctgactgggagacgacgcgccgtggcagtagctgattacttgacacatggtaattagctggctagatgcgaatatcaaaacgggacatgccacaaaagttcagcctattggacgcagtggcttaatttccccaacaggggaggaaaaaaaaaatactagaaatttctgcaaagattaatCCAGCAATTTaccctaggatttctttggaaattcttattttgatatttctcggaattcttttagggattcctctaaaaatgtctacttggattccttcaggaattcctggtggaattattcaagacaatcttcctgggattctttctgaagttcctccggtgattcttccaggaattgcttcagagattttattcagagattcttccagaaatttctcatggaattcctccaggagcttatattggtcttcctcggggaattgt contains the following coding sequences:
- the LOC134289028 gene encoding uncharacterized protein LOC134289028 encodes the protein MDFSKASSIRKERIKDRIKLLEQQHLLRIAELDEQSRRSREEYQRSVEQIEQATKEAVRRIELHYKAKRDARLRKCSRENVDETMPVKYNSFSDGTLAKSLHSPSVQIDRVGSDPQWPSINSVQPNVFPYTATENDDDDQYIISGPEMLDEIGEIENFRSKEESTVQTVMHFTVGVKSSFQRIIQCESCSVDKIHTLSKSSSSRSMGQSEMVNIASPLCITQERAESRYGDAQADLIYQYHYHLPEHKKLHTRKCNKNNTHIRPALTVYKSRKYAAIKMSSVITMGNSFIQALMINIFAGVEVMDYASYYGRCQLRRTGCMGFDPGGLDVTAQRRSTMVMQEMLGYANYLLKSPQCVCIRICGICMMTKYKAFGFEYDLSSQWKCDETQQNERERDPVTTVPITRAMVGYSELHHRLKMQYSSVYTVHDFVNTAVLCANILRLLIWIGKLSIDIVAFSDLINGYSGHSKFEDVSVKPAVGSRSIEGSARIGTFVLVN